From the Triticum urartu cultivar G1812 chromosome 4, Tu2.1, whole genome shotgun sequence genome, the window AGCGAGAAGAGTTTCGCTGAGACCGATCGGCCGATCGGTGGCAGCGCGCGTGGAGATGGAGGTTGACGAACCCGTTGTAGTCGGGCTCGTGCATGAGGCCCTCGAGGATGTGCGAGACGATATCATCCTCCTCGAGGGGCTTTCCCTGCAGCAGCAAGTTCATCTGCTAACCCCTTCATCTTCGTGAAGTAAGCAGAGGCGGAGAGATCTCCTTGCGGGCGTTGCCAATCGCCGAGCGAAGCTGAATTTGACGTGCTCAGGACTGCGCAGAGAAGCTCTTGACCAGGGCTTGCCAAACGCCCGCGGCCCGTGGTGTGATTGGACACATGCATCACGAACTTCACGGGATAGAGATGCGAGCAAAAAGTTAggacctgttgatcttgataacccagaTTGCATGCTCTGGATTGGGCAGCTCGGTGGTCTCCTTCTTCCCATTGGTCTCCTTCTCGGTGACGATGACAGCAGCGGGTTCCTTGATCGAGCCATCAAGGTAGCCCATCATCGCCGCAGCCCTGGCGTGCGGAAGAACTTGGACCTTCCACACCAGGAAGTTGTCACGGGTGAGTTTCCGTGATGGTGTGGCCGAGGGAGACGAGCGAGGGCATGGCCATGGCGTGGGAGGAGGAAAAAGATGACATGATCTAGATGTGTGGAAGAACTAGGCTCTGTATACCATGTGAAACAAGAGGCTGGAAGCGCTTGCCGGGGCAGGGACGCATTTGCGTGTTTATATAGGCCAGACATGCGGCAAGATTACAAGGAGGTTAGGGATTAGGTTAGGTGTGGATTGATCTCCAAGCTAAGCTAACTACCAAGATCTCAGTCACAACAACCTAACCTATCCTAACTACAACACGCACGCCACATATCTAGCCGGCCACGGTTTATAACCATACCGTGGCAAGGCATTACAATGATGTttaacagttgaagctttagctaAGCACGTGTTGTCGTTGTCGTTGGGGCCATAGGAGGAGAGGAGAAGCTGTACTTgcgatgtaatttttattatgtttggaATGCTTTGTACTTCCGATGAATCTCTATAATAGATCTGATATTTTCGTAAAAAAAATCTCACACCAATACATCAACAATTTTATATCTGGTGACTCTAATTGGTGGGCGAATTATATATCAGGCTTGCCGATAGGGCTGAACTTATCAGTTAATCATATTTCACAACCTCAGATAGTCCGTAAGAACTACAGGATAATCTACGTCCGATGGATATTATCGACCATATCCGTTGGATATCCAGTTGACCAAAATCCATATCTGTATCCATATCCGATGGATTCGTGCAAGTGCAGACCATATCCTTAGAAACGGATGTGAATACTGATCCGGAACAGGAATTATCTGTACCATTTACATTCCTAAGGGTAACCCGCATATTTGTGCGGCTAGATTTTTTTACCGTTATAAAAATATGTTTTACATATTATTTTTTTCAAAGTTGATGTGTTCAGATACCATTATATTCACATAGGTCACAGAAAAGTTTATAGCAAAAAAAGCCTATTTAGCGACCTAGAATGATTTTTTAGTGTTCCTCGACCTCAGCCAGTTATTCTCCTCCAGACTAAGTATTATCTGATTAATTTTTTATAGCCCTAGTTCTATACCatcaaaaataaaataattaaataTAGCTAACATACCTGGTGTCAAAATTATTGTACTCCCTCTGACTCCAAAAGAAGAAGGACCATAAAGTTTGTCTATAGTCAAGCGGTGTAAAGTGGACCACCTTTGTAGGAAAAACTATCATAACTATAATACTAAATAATATATTTACCCTAAAATAGTAGTATTAAAAAATATATTATTATGTATTTACTGATACTAATTTGGCATTCAATTTCTGAATATATTTTTCTAGAAATTCGGTCAAAATTTGCGCGGTTTGACTTGTTTGTCTTTATTCCTTCTTATTTGGTCATTAGCGTATATCTAAAACTAAAGAGTTTAGAAATTGTCCAGTGATGATTAAGCATTAGTATTGATGGCTTACATCTAACCCTATTTTAGTTTCCTCAATCCATCTCATCATTGATCATTAATATAATGTTGTTATGCTTAAATTTGTTGCAAAATCATGCCTCTTCTGCACACTCATTTTACAAGTTATTAATATCTCTTACCCATCTATATATCCATAAAAACATGCTCATCATAACGTCAGAGGTGTTCGGGCTGAACCATTTTGGCACCACCTTCAACACGGTGACCACAAGGTGAGATAAGCAATGCTTCGCATTCTCTTTTCTGATCATTGCCATGTGTCTGTGTCTTCGGGTCTGCTGTAGCATTTGAATACTCATCAGAACAAGCAAGTTTTATAGACGAGTTATATACGCTAGACTGCTGTCTTTTGTTTTGTAAACGACGCTCTGTTCTTGTTTTGTTCTTACAACAATATCATGTTACATTTGGTCAGGGCTGAAAGAATGCAGAATTGGGTTgcttaattagttaattaatgaATGTACGGGCCAATTCAGATTTGGGTTgcttaattagttaattaatgaATGAACGGGCCAATTCAGATTTGGATTGCTTAATTAACTCTAGGAGCAGGATAAATTCTGATTGCTAATTGCATATTGTCACTGTCATGCGTAGTGGCGGCATTGGATTGGTGAAATGGTAATGAAGCCTGCATGATACCATGTTTATTTTTTAATTCCCTGAAAAAAACTTGTTAGCCTTTTGCTGTAGGTAAGGCGTGTGATCCTTGTTGCAGTAGCTTTTTGTATTGTTGCATACTTTATATGCAGCAGCATTACAAGTGTGAGAAGAAAGAAATATTGTTTCACTTGAAAGGTGCATTATTTTTCTCAAACCAAACACTGCATTTTTGTTTTGTAAGGGAGCACTAGTGAACAAGCTCATTCTTTTTCCTTGGCTTCCTGGCGTGATGTCACTTCACTTGTCACCTTGCTTAATATCCCCATTGGCTGCCTCGGGTGCTTTGTCCTTCTCTTTGTCTTCCTCCTTGCCTTTCTTCACCTCTGTCTCCTCTGTCTCCTTGGCTTTCTTCGCTTGAGCCTCCTCTGCCTCCTTCACCTTGACCGCCGCCGCTTCCTCCTTGGCCTGCTTGAGCGCCTCGATTAGGCCTATCAAGCACACATCCGGGtccctctttttcttcttcgacATGGGCATCAGGTTCTCTGCAACGTCAGCGGGCGACATGTCGGTCTCCTCAAGCAGGCGCTGAACTTCCCCAAACAGCTCATGCTCAATGACATCTAGGTAGTTCTTGGCGAGCACCTTGAAGCCCTCAAAGCGGCAGTAGGACATCTCGATGTGCTTGTCCATCCTACCCCGCCGGATCAGCGCCGGGTCCAGCTTCTCCTTGTGGTTGGTGGTGAAGATGATGATCCGCTCACCTCCGCAAGCAGACCACAGCCCGTCGATGAAGTTAAGCAGGCCCGAGAGCGTCACCTTGGTGGCATCGTCCTTCTCTGGCTCTATCGGTAGCTTCGGCTTGTCATCGTTGTCGGAGTCCTTGTCGCTTGAGGCCTTCTTGTCCTTGCGGCGTTTTCCTGTGAAGTCGACGGAGCAGTCGATGTCCTCTATGACCATGATGGACTTGCCCGTTGTCTCGATGAAGAGCTTCCGTAACTCGGTGTTGTTCTTGACCGCCGTGAGCTCAAGGTCGTAGACGTCGTAGTCGAGGAAGTTCGCCATGGCTGCGATCATGGTGGACTTGCCGGTGCCGGGCGGTCCGTAAAGGAGGTACCCACGCTTCCATGCCTTGCCGACCTTGGCATAGTATTCCTTGCTCTCCTGGAACGCCATGAGGTCGTCGATGACGGCTTCCTTCTCATCGGGGTGCATGGCGAGCGTGTCAAAGGTGGCGGGGTGCTCGAAGGGGACGTGGCTCCAGACGCTTTTGCCCCGGTAGGGGTTCCAGCTGCCGCTAGCATTGTTGGTGAAGAGGCGGCGTTGGCGGTTCTTGACAGTGACAGCGCGGCCCTCGCCGAGGATGAAAGGAAGGTAGGAGTCAACGACAAGGTCGCGATGCTGCCGATGGAAGACGACCCGGTAGAAGCGCTTCTCGTCCCCGCCGGGGTATAAGCTGATGACGTTGGCCTTGGACTGCCTCTTGGAGGCGTACCACCAGATGGTGATCCCAGAGAAGTCGTCAGTGACCTCTTCATGGTCGTCCACGGAGACCAGGAGGTTCTTGCTGTCCTTGCCGAGCTCGGCCTTGAGCTTGCGCGCGCGGCGGGCGCACGCATCGCTGAGGTAGGCCTCGACGGCGAGGAAGAAGTCGCTGCGCTGGAAACGCTCGGCGCCATACTCGGAGATGGT encodes:
- the LOC125550539 gene encoding AAA-ATPase At3g28580-like — translated: MAAALVERWAGLGSAVATVIFLWSVVQNYVPPTFRLYLTTWATKLAACFNPYLQITISEYGAERFQRSDFFLAVEAYLSDACARRARKLKAELGKDSKNLLVSVDDHEEVTDDFSGITIWWYASKRQSKANVISLYPGGDEKRFYRVVFHRQHRDLVVDSYLPFILGEGRAVTVKNRQRRLFTNNASGSWNPYRGKSVWSHVPFEHPATFDTLAMHPDEKEAVIDDLMAFQESKEYYAKVGKAWKRGYLLYGPPGTGKSTMIAAMANFLDYDVYDLELTAVKNNTELRKLFIETTGKSIMVIEDIDCSVDFTGKRRKDKKASSDKDSDNDDKPKLPIEPEKDDATKVTLSGLLNFIDGLWSACGGERIIIFTTNHKEKLDPALIRRGRMDKHIEMSYCRFEGFKVLAKNYLDVIEHELFGEVQRLLEETDMSPADVAENLMPMSKKKKRDPDVCLIGLIEALKQAKEEAAAVKVKEAEEAQAKKAKETEETEVKKGKEEDKEKDKAPEAANGDIKQGDK